The genomic DNA CTCATAATTCAAGTTTAATGTTCTCAAAACATGTAAAGGCGGCCATGTTGACATGAATCCAAACATTTATACGATTCCTGGACATGAAATAACATGACGGACATAAAAAAGgagaccagacacacacacacacacacacagttcaatAGCCCTCCTGATGAATGTGTTAAAGTCTATGGCTtcagtcagtgacacaaacagacCGATGAGCAGCTGATTCTGAGCTGATGTccgtgtttttttaaattttttattttatgtgggAAAGTTGAATTTGTGTCGTTGCCCacgacgacaaactaaacttaTTTTGATTAGATTTTTCTTGCAGCACAGGTTcaacaacacacttggaaggaaaCGGTGTTCTAAACTTTATTTAACAAACTGTGGCTTTGAGTGGAAACCACCcaaccacccacccacccacacacacacacacacacaggaggaggagttatTGCAGTTAATGACAAACTTTGTCACATGTTGATCTTTGatcatttacagttaaaaacaaacaaccacaggCAGAGCCAGAATTCTCcagttacaaaaaaacaacaaccctcagTCTCGCACAGGTATTATGGTatgttccagttgtagtcggaagTCGGAAGTTCCGAGTTATGGGGGAATTTCTTCAAAAAGAAGCCGGAGCAACCGCTAACTGTTACTGTTGCACTCAAACTCAAGGACTTTTCCAGGATCCAGGACTGAATGTGCTAACGTGGCTGAACACGGGGGGACAACCTGGAACAGCTGATTGTCCTCGATCTTTGGTCAAAGtcttatttgtctttgttttatttcccagACATCGTCgtctgagagggagagacagagggtggACTTTGTCCTGTCCGCAGGGTGTGAGACAAACAGTAGGGGGCATCGTAACAAACGAGGGAGACGTtcacctaaatatcaacttcactttgAAAGATTCAAGGACCCGTTTAGGTTGAAGGGCAATTTTCAGGGCCTTGAATGTAAgcgttttattttttgaaattcacaaactttcaaggatttcaaggacccatgagAACCTTGCGTTTGTTCTACAGTAAATCAGATGTTCACACAAATACTCCCAGGTCCGACCTCCGACTTCCATcgtaaatggaacgcaccattatttcatatttttttccttcctgctgatgactgccctctagtggccgtCTGAGCTGTATGAAGTCATCAGAGCTCTTTAACCAgatattattactactactactaataatgataataataataataataaaacagttgCATTCTGAAACGTTTGTTAATCACAGtcactcatttctttttttttcttttttacagtagTGACAAGAAAAAAGGCTAAAATGGTATTTATGGACACATGGCTgttgttttatacacacatatatatatctatatatagatatatatatatatatatatatgtactgcatataaataacaataataataaacctgTAAACCCACTCAGCGTGTGCGCATGCAGTCACACCGCTTCACCCCAACACTTTCACTCCTACAGAAACCCACTAAAGTCTCATTCAGCTCTAAACAAGAACTCAGtaacataagaagaagaagaagtcagtaacataagaagaagaagtcagtaacataagaagaagaagtcagtaacataagaagaagaagtcagtaacataagaagaagaagaagtcagtaacataagaagaagaagtcagtaacataagaagaagaagtcagtaACATAAGAAGAAGCGTTTACAGAGGGTTCAGGGTGCATGCGGCCACACTGTCACAGACTAAGATCCAGATGGTTTTGAGCGTCTGATGAgatctgtgatgtcatcacacaGTTCACTGACAGCTGACAGCCATGACTGTCAGGGTTACAAATGGAGAAATAccaataacaatgatgatgaagatgatgatgatgatgccacaGAGTTAAGAAGTGAACTGGCTCAGTTTTTGCTCGTCTGTCCGTCAGCACCGAGCTCCGCCCACACGCGGCAACGATAAACATTTCACacggtaaaaaaacaaaaagagtcaAATTCATGTTATTGCTTCATGCACGCGGGGGCGGGGTGGGGGCGGGGTTTCAGACCCAGGTCCCAAAAAAACCCACTTCTCAGTGagtgatgaataataataatgataataatgatgcaggtgacctttgacccaggTCTAATTGTGAGTTTACTGCATTTCAGAGTTTTAAAGTGTGGATGTTTGAGgttttaacacaaaaacacctCAGAAAATCTGCATCTGCAACATTTTAAGAATGTTTGAAAACTGAAGTTTCAGAGGCCGCCGCCCACTGAGAAGAGCAGGTGAAACAGGGGCGTGTCCTGAagccacagagacacacagttcagttcagtgaagGATCAACAACCTGCTGTGCTGCGATGGAgaatgttgatgttgttgttgatgaatgTAACAGCTCGTCCGTCTCAGTCTTGTGGACGTAACAGCGCCCTCCGGTGTCGTCATCTGGTCCTGTCACTCCCAGATTTACAAtattgctcctttttttttttctttatccaaACCTCTGGTGCAAACACAATTCTTGACCTTTTTATTGTCCCAATGCCCCACCCGCCCCCCCACCATGTGACCTTTGTGCAAAAATCAGCCCTTTAAATTGTaaagattgttttcttttttcctttttgcttcAGGTTTTCTTCAGCTCCACAGTGATGACGGTGAGGTCATTGTCTACCTGGAGATCATGGAGCTGGACTGTGATTGGCTGGACGAGGTGGTGGCGGCGCTGAGCTGAGAGAAGCCGCTGTGGCTCGACTCCAGGCTGGTCATGGAACCCCTGAGAGAAGAGACGAGGAGAAACACAGCGGTCACGTGAGGAAACGGCGGCTTCAGCCTGATTTACGTATGAACACCAGATGAACCCAGTCTGCAAGTCAACTCGCTCACGTGATGCAACACCATGCAGCCAAGTCACACCCACAGCAGGAAAGTGTGGAAGACATTTTTCATCTTGTATTCAAAGAGTTTTAGCCACGTTACTGAAACCAAAGCACCATGACGTGTTTAAACAGAATACTTGTGTTTTGCACACGTTAAAGACGACAAACGactgtgacccaaatcacaacatcACTCGTAGCGAGAGACGAGATTtgactacatttttaaaacatactCTTCTCTGTCTCAGTTACCTGTGATCactcacttttattattataataatgataataataataataataattctgcttttctttctctctcttcttatCCTATATGTGCGTCACTGAGCAGAAAACAAAGTCCTAGTATTGTGCAAACTTTACCTGACAATCAAACTAATTTACTGaattttcagaatcagaatcaggttAAGACCAGACTTTTAAActatgagatgcattcaaggaacaaagtagaaatatttgtttttataaatgcaatcaCTGATAAAACGTGCATGTTTGTATCTTTGTACAGAAGAAATGTTACAAACAGTCACAGGGACTGAGCGAATACTCAAATACTCCAGCAAAATCAATATCAGACGTGGCACCGCAACAAGCCGAGAACGACGTTTATGAAGATATTTATAATACACACAAATGGTTAGCCAAGTGACTTAGTTCAGGTTAGACATTAGAAATCCTCCTGTTACGAGTAAACACATGTAGAATGAGTTGAACAGTGACTGGAGTCTGTGTTAGGAGGGACGGTGAAATGAAAAGCAGCTAAAAAAACTCAACGGGAAGTGAGATTCAGTTTGGTggttttcaacaacaacaacaacaaaaagggaGTAAGGACGAACTTAACCCAGTCTAAGATTCCTTATATCGTTAGTCATGCAGGCAGAGAGTTAAGACGTCGGTGTCTCGGAGCGAGGACACTTGTTAGGCAGCACCATGACTTTAAAATCCTGAGCAAAAACAGATGCCAGCCCACATCTCTTTGCTGCGTCATTTAGAAGCGTGGcggccagaggtcagaggtcagaggggcAGGGGTTAGCAGACAAAAGCGGCAACGATGAGCTAGTGctaaagggaaaaaaggggtgggggaaaaaatcacTGAGCCACTTACAAACTCTGCACATCGCAGCAAGCGGTTCTTCACAGGAAgaagacagcaggaggaggaagaggaggaggacaaaaaaGGGAGCGGATTGGACAGAAAACGTTAGATTAACAAGAGTTTCAAAGGATGGTCTTCCTGTTTCAGAAGTCTGGGGCCGAGAAAAATCCTGACGCACTTCAGGCTTTTCCCGAGGTCATTTTAGCAACGTGACAGATCTGAATCATACGCGTCACTCGGTCGCACAATGTTCAAGAAGCAGGAAACTGAAATAAGACGGGGGTGGAACTAAAAAGTAACGTTTGAACATcacggcaaacacacacaaacacatcggCGCCATCCTGGCAGGAAACTGGCAGCATAAATGTCGGGGAATTAGGTCTTTTCAGTGGCGTTGGAGGTGGATCTGTGCTGTAAACCAGCTCATTCTGCTCTAAACTACAGCACATGAGGGCTTGTGAACGTAATGCAGGGTTCAATGTGTGTTGAGCTAATGGGAGCAGCTTATGAGATGcgttcaaagaccctggtaaatttatttatttatttttttgctttgaatattttttaatatataacaaatatttaCAGGATCTGATGGACTTTAATCAAAAGCTCATTCCTGCTGATTATTAGTCGTATTTATACTGATGTGAAACTGCGTGcgtctttgtgtatttttaagtaAGTCAGTTTCCCTTAAGTTCCCCTTCCTGCCGCCAAATGTGGACGCCAACTTCAGCTGCAGGTCTGTTTCAAGCTGTTTTCATACTCAGCGTAAGGATCATTATTCTTATTTGCACTGTGAGCTGTAAGGTCTTATATAGACAGGTGTGTGCCTTTCCTAATCAAGTCCAATcagtttaaacaaacacagctggacTCCAATGAAGGAGCAGAACCATCTCAAGGACAATCAGAAGAAATGGACAGCATGTGAGTTAAATATGAGTGTCACAGCAAAGGCtctgaatacttatgaccatgtgatatttgtgtttttctattttaatacatttgcaaacatatatgtttttgttctgtcaCGATGGGCTGCtgagtgtacattaatgagaaataaaatgaactgttttgattttagcaaatggctgcaatgaaacaaagagtgaaacatttaaagaggtctgaatactttccgtaCCCATTGTGTATTctgaagcttttcctgccaacatggccgcTCTGGCTGTGAGTAAacgcacatgttttttttttgcttgagcGATTTATGGAGAATATTGTGATTCTATTCTTTTAAtagactaaaaaaaacagtgatggaGCATTAACCCATGACATCATCAAAATATAAGACTTGTTTTCAACGTTCAGCATTTTTAAGTCGttgctttttttcaaattgcGATGTTACGTTTTAAGCTCATCACACGTAACCAACCTGAAGTCCTCGGAGCCCAACACCTCGGTGTAGTACATGACTTTACACTTGTGCGAGGACACCTGCAGGGTGGCCAGCACGTCGTCCACTCGGGGCAGGTTGGTGGCCGAACAGGCCGGCATGCTGTGGAACTTCCACTGGAGGATGTAGAAACCCGGCCATCGTGTTATGTGTGAGCCCTGAGGACAGGATCCAAACAATCAGCCAATAAAACCCCAGCAAAACAGAATCCTTCATGACGCTCGCCACTCACCtgcacactctctccctctttacAGGTGAGGGGCGACTCCACCATGCTGTAATCTTGCCCCAGTGTCCACGACTTGTCGATGAGCTGGACGTTGTTGCCCACGGGCGAGGTGATGCCGTGGGCGCCCAGGGGATCTTTGCGCGGCGGCTGTGGGGCGCGTTTGGAGTGGAAGATGTTAAACACGACGTCACCTTTGCACACGTCAAAGTCCCAGGTGATGACGGAGGAGGCGTCGATGATTTCAATCAAGAGCTGAAAGGACAAAAGAGACGAGAGCGAGGAGGGAACTGTGTTGAGTGAGAAACGCTTATTTTTCAACAATCTGCCTTTGCTGATTTAATAATCAGCCAATAACTATAAATAGTGATCAATGTTGCTCAGTGACTTCAATTGCCCTGCAGTGCAAACATAACATTTAGATTGGAGAGGCAGACGAGTCGTGTTGTTACTGAGGAAACATCTGCCATCGGTCGCCCCAATTTTTGAATAAACCCACGTCAGCTACAGAAAAACCACAGCCGCAGACACCTGCAGCAAATGTTCTGTTTACCATGTGTTTACCTCTCACTGATTTagcattagagctgcaactaacgattattttcataatcgattaatctgtcgattattttcttgattaattgtttggtccataaaatatcagaaaacctaaaaaaaagttgatggTTAATCGTCTAACCTGGAAaccatgatgttctcaaatgtcttgttttcgtccacaaaccagaatgattcacttttaatgatttcttagttctccagagcaaagaaaatcttgtttttaatcataaaaaaagcttcaaaccgattatcaaaatagttgtcgatgaatttagtaatcgattaataatcgatgaatcgtttcagctctatttaGCATGTGCAGTGTTTACATCACAGATGATAGTTGTGTTCTGTTCAAGTAAGTCCATATGTGAGCTAAACAGAGACGTCAGTGATTACAGAAGGCGATGCAGCTCCTCCTTTGATAGAAACTATGAATCATGACAGTAACAGCACATTATCACTCTCATGCCACATTTGGTCCACATCTGAAATTTCCGGAAAGCAGTCAACTGCATGCAACagccactaggtggcagtatTGTGAACCCTGGCTTGCATCCTCTGACCTCGTGCGGTGCTCCTTTGAAGATGCTGGCACTCTGGTAAATCGTCTCCGTCCACAGACGGACGTCCTCGTTCTCCAGCTCCTCAGCTGTGCGGTACATGGACTTGGGGACCAGGCCCCCTTCTGGAACCTCACACTGTGTAGAATAACATGGGCGCAGACACAGACTGGGTCAGTGAAGGAGATCTCAGcgtggagtgtgtgtgagtgtgagtgtgtgtgtgtgtgctttgagCCAGAAAAAGAACGAGCTGAAACGACTCACCATACACTCTCCTCCCAGGAAGTCCGGGATGATCTCCTTGTCGATGTAGTCCACCAGACCTCCGGGCCCCTGGTAGTCATTACCTGCATAGATGAGGAACTTCTTGCGTGTGTTTTCATCAATGAATGGACTGACCTAAGAGCCAGGGCAGAGGGGGTTGTTATTGTTGGATGATAAAGAGCATGCTCTCCTCAGTGTTCTCAGCCATTATATTCTACAATTAACATCTTTCACGAGTGCAATAATAATGCTCTGATTGTTTCTAGGGTGATTTAAGGTaacttttattcttgttttctttgtttaaaaagtaGGGCAAGAAATGAATCATCGGTTAATTCATCGTTTGTTGTTACTAATTTAAACAAGCTGCGTGATTATTGAGCTCTTTTTAACGTGGAGATTTGCTCGTTACCGGCAAACCTAGTCACGCCatgtagcgtgtgtgtgtgtgtttgtgtgtgtccctgctggTTCTCACCAGTGTCCAGAGGACGGGGAAAACTCTGGGCGCTCGCAGGATGAGCAGCCGCCCCAGAGTCTCTGGATAGTTGGCCTCCACGACCTCGATGATCCTCAGCAGCGCCTTGACTCCCGGACGCCACAGGTGACGCATGTTCAGTCCCTCCAGATCCACCAGGCACGTCCAACAGCTACAGAGAGCGCACGTGAGAGGGTTAGGGAGcgggcacgcacacacacacacacacacacactctctgaccacTTAGCACCTGTCACTATGAAGTGAAGCTTCAGTGGTGAAGGCAATGCTTGCTAATTCAGGCTCTGTGCCCCTCGTACCTCCTGCGTGGCTCTTATCTCAGCCACCTCCTCCTGTTGGAGAAGGCTGACAGATgacagattctctctctctctcgcgttCTTTCCATTTTGGGAGAGATAAAAACCTCTCTGGACTCTCTCATGGGGCgcatgtgtgtctgagtgtgaaCCATTTATCCAAGAGACGACGACGTCACTGAACTTTGACacgttttattgtttaaaataatcaTTGAAGCTTTTTATTACAGTTCAGCTTTAGATCTTCTTTATGGTCCATTGgtacaaatgttttattcaaataaaaaggtccagtgtgccaGAAATAGTGACCTGGACCCACTAAAGCACTGAGCACTAcacttcctcacacagtcctgCTGGTTTAATGGTTCAGGCTGTTCTTAGAAACAGCGACACAACATAAAACAAGGTCCTTGCATTAAGCTGTTCCGAGGTTTATTTTGAAGTCACTAAGACACTTATACTAACTTATACCCAAGTATGTGAGTCTGCCAGCAAACAAACTAAAAGTCTCTGGACATTAAATCATTGTTAATattcacctctctctctgtcatgtgACACACTCTCCATTCAGCTCATTCAAatgcttttattctttattgtgCTTGAAAAACCCTTTGTTTTAACTCGTTCCTAAACGTTTTCAGATCGCTCGTTTTGTCTGACCGACATTAAACGACTCCAAAAGTACACTTAGTTTACAGAAGTACTggatcacgtgtgtgtgaggtgaagcTTTTACCTGATAGGTCGACCAAACACCTTGGTGTTCTCCTCGCAGCGTCGCAGACCCTCCTCATTGATAGAAAGCACCTATAATGACATAAATATGAACTCAGGGGgcttttctgtttctgtatATTAAGAATTTGCCTCTCACATTAATCaccacagcatgtgtgtgtgtgtgtgtggcatacATGTCTGAGCAGAGACTCCTCTCCAAGAGCACGGACCAGACCTTTCGTGTCCATATGGCCCAGCCTCAGGATGTACAAAGGACGACCATCTACAGAAACAAGAGAAATGAGTACACCACCCATCACACggtttacaggtgtgtgtgctCTCCTGTTACACAACAAGTGACTGCGTCAGTAAAAGGGCTTTTATTATGTGTGTTCATCtttattctgtacaaacactgcagAGAGAAACCAGATTAATCGTCCACTTGtgtccacaaaacacaagagccacttaaatgtgatttttaccATCGACACTCATGTTTGTGATTGTGTAACTAAGAAATATCAACACATTACCCACATGTTTACTTCACGTCTGACAGTGTGTGCGAGTCTGTAACCTGatcatgtgagtgagtgtgagtgtgtgtgtgtgtgtgtgtgtgtgtgtgtgtgtgtgtgtgtgtaccaggtattactaatgttgtggggaccaaaacctgtttacacagtcacattatggggacttgtcctccttgtggggacaaaaagcaagtccccataacgtaaattactacattttaaggtgaagatatgtttcatggttaggttgaggttagggttagggttaggattaggattaggattaggccagtagtaattgtggttaaggttagagtaagtctccaagaaatgaatgtaagtcaatgcaatgtcccctcaagtcatgaatgtcgaacatgtgtgtgtgtgtgtgtgtgtgtgtgtgtgtgtgtgtgtgtgtgtgcactgtgcaaGCCTACCTTTGTCGTGATGGTGCCAGCCCCCGGTGTAGTAATCCTGGAGGACCTGCGGTGAAGTCCACGTCTCCAGCAGATAATCCACCTGGTGCTGCTTTCTCCAGGTCAGGGACTGACACAGGATCTCCCGGGCTTTGTCGATGTTGAAGTCCCTGGCACGCAAGAAGCGCAGGATGTGTTCGTCTTTAGGGATCTGGGTAGAGAGGAGAGCAGGTAGCTGTAATTTAACAGTGAACAAGCAAACAACAAGCATGTAAAAAGGCTTCACAGGCAAATATTGAATACATATATGTTTACACAGCAGCCTGAAACCTCCCAGACggtgcatttcatgtttttaactgAACCTAACTCTGCTAATGAAGAACAACTGCGTCCTTTCTGCTTTGCAAAGGGGCTCCTGCTGCAATCTACAGTCCGATGTcactaatggcgtgtttccaccggctctgcTTGCCTCGGCGCGgcaagttgtgtttccactagggatgcaccgatttCCGGTTATTCATGGAGTTTGACCTGAcgatttcaatttcattttttcaAACCATGAAATTACAGCAATACattcaattatttaatttttttttaagtataattTTTAGGCTTTTGCCTTTAAGCGACAGTACGGGAGAGAGtgacaggaaatggggaggcagagagggggaatGACATGCAGAAAAGGGCTGTCCGATGTGGGACTTGGGAAATCAAATccaatcaagccgaacaatgctgaactgtataTCAGTTAAagagacttaacaatcctaaaaatgtgggttcgtctccaacaattaccagggaaatgtctaaaatctcaatatttaacagaggagtccgcATCACTAACCCTGCcgcagacggagtctgtgctccgctcatggaggaagaactgaactaattcttttaatgaactgattctaatgattcagttagactgaaaacaactgtttaacaagtcaccagtcactcgtttgtgtgccACGTGTAAAActaagtcactgcagtttcacgcagccgtgcagtgatgactccgcccacgttgagcaGGTACTTTTTATGTGGTGGAGATGCAACATAAAccaaggcgaggcgaggcgaggcgaggtggGACTATAGTGGAAAAGGACcataagaaagagaaaaattaCCTTTCCCTTGTGCGTCTCCTGCAGCCATTTGCGAAGTCTGATCAGACAGCTCTCCTGCAAGGGGGTCAGGTCGCCCAGGTAACGCTTGATATAGTCTGCATCCAGCTTGTCtgcaacacagaaacacaacagattGAATGAAATTAAGAAGGCACACCCTTCAACAAAGAGCAAATCTTTTCTTGTTGCTATATATCAAGTGGGAACAAACCTTCAGGTGTACCAGCCAGAATCTCACTGAGGATGTCTGCCTGAGGCGTGCTGCTCTCCTGCTTGGCATCTACCGAGGTGCTGTCTTTGGCGTTGGCGGGCAAAGGGATAGAAATGGCGGGTGTGACCACAAGCTTGGGTACTTCGGGTAGACTGGTGGAGAGACTGGTTGGCCTGGGGGGAGGCAGGGAACAGGAGGAGGGAGTCCAGCGAGGTACATGACCGATCCCCTCGTCCTGTAGCTCCCTCAGGTAGTACTCGATAATTTCTTTTCCCTGTGAGGAAGTGAAGAAGCGTGTTTAAAGAAGAGCCCTGTCCATTTAAAGATCATTTATACTTGTTTCTGTGACTTTGACATGAGGTGGTGTGAGTGACGCAAGCTCCAAACTTAACAGTATCAGTATATTCTCCATGTAGGACCCATTGTGTTGCACTGGGAAACCAAATTACTGTTATTAACTTATGCATCTGTGCCTACACGACGTAAATGCTTATTATGGGATGCAAcgagcccacacacacacacaccttgttgATACTGCTGGCATACTGCTTCATAGCGATCTTTTCCACCGTGCTCTCAAACCCAAAGAAAGACTTGATGTCCAGGCTGGCAGTCTGCTCGAAGCACGTCCAGTCCTCGTTCTCTGGGTGAACCTGCGTCAGCACGTACAAGCACACACTGTATTTCATATACTGTAGAAGTTACTATGGCAACCACACACCCAGATGATGACTAATACAGAGGGCACATTTTCACAGCGTGAACAAACAGTCAGTGGGAGTGTGTAGATCATTATGTCCAGTCCTTTCCATTTCTCAGTTCTCTGTGAAACTCAGggcatgtaaacaaaaacacacacacaaacgcttctggtgtgtgagagaaaaggcTGTGAACAGGGAAAAAGCCTGCGTTCCATTTACCTTGGAACTGGAAGTGACCAATGAACTGAtgaacagagaaaataaacccTCAGATCACACCACAGCTGTGTTGTTAGCATGATTACTGACCGAATAGCAGCAGGTCTCATGGATGATGACCCTGTTGGAGAAGGTCTCGTTGTGGGACTCGATGTGCAGCGTCCTCTCTTTCttgttgagtgtgtttttctggatGAAGTAGACATAGTCCACACCAGCaatctgcaaaacacacacacacaagaaactTAAATGAAGAAActaattttaagttttaaacaaatgaagacagacagtgagacagaaccACTGTAACGCCGCTGGTGTACAACGTACCCTTTTGAGCAGGCGTGGCGCGTCCACATCCAGGGCACAGCGTCTCTGAACCCTGTGGGTGGATGAGTCTTCGctggcctcctcctccatcacatcACTCGCCACAAACATCGGGATGAGGTGACACGTAGGGAATCTGCGCTCATAGGCCTGAAACAGACAGATAATTATCAGTGAACACTGGAGCTTTGTTCAGATTTTAAAATTCTTCTGTCCAGAACGTCACAGAAGTTCTCCTGCAAAGGCACTCTGAGTAGTACATGGGAACAACAGGCTGACACATGGCTGCAGTGAAGTCCACCATCAACCTTGACACAAAGCATCGACTGCACAACACCACAGTTCTAAGTGA from Solea solea chromosome 10, fSolSol10.1, whole genome shotgun sequence includes the following:
- the LOC131466637 gene encoding SEC14-like protein 1 isoform X1 produces the protein MVQKYQSPVRVYKHPFELVMAAYERRFPTCHLIPMFVASDVMEEEASEDSSTHRVQRRCALDVDAPRLLKRIAGVDYVYFIQKNTLNKKERTLHIESHNETFSNRVIIHETCCYSVHPENEDWTCFEQTASLDIKSFFGFESTVEKIAMKQYASSINKGKEIIEYYLRELQDEGIGHVPRWTPSSCSLPPPRPTSLSTSLPEVPKLVVTPAISIPLPANAKDSTSVDAKQESSTPQADILSEILAGTPEDKLDADYIKRYLGDLTPLQESCLIRLRKWLQETHKGKIPKDEHILRFLRARDFNIDKAREILCQSLTWRKQHQVDYLLETWTSPQVLQDYYTGGWHHHDKDGRPLYILRLGHMDTKGLVRALGEESLLRHVLSINEEGLRRCEENTKVFGRPISCWTCLVDLEGLNMRHLWRPGVKALLRIIEVVEANYPETLGRLLILRAPRVFPVLWTLVSPFIDENTRKKFLIYAGNDYQGPGGLVDYIDKEIIPDFLGGECMCEVPEGGLVPKSMYRTAEELENEDVRLWTETIYQSASIFKGAPHELLIEIIDASSVITWDFDVCKGDVVFNIFHSKRAPQPPRKDPLGAHGITSPVGNNVQLIDKSWTLGQDYSMVESPLTCKEGESVQGSHITRWPGFYILQWKFHSMPACSATNLPRVDDVLATLQVSSHKCKVMYYTEVLGSEDFRTACCDVQSLGSMTSLESSHSGFSQLSAATTSSSQSQSSSMISR
- the LOC131466637 gene encoding SEC14-like protein 1 isoform X2 translates to MVQKYQSPVRVYKHPFELVMAAYERRFPTCHLIPMFVASDVMEEEASEDSSTHRVQRRCALDVDAPRLLKRIAGVDYVYFIQKNTLNKKERTLHIESHNETFSNRVIIHETCCYSVHPENEDWTCFEQTASLDIKSFFGFESTVEKIAMKQYASSINKGKEIIEYYLRELQDEGIGHVPRWTPSSCSLPPPRPTSLSTSLPEVPKLVVTPAISIPLPANAKDSTSVDAKQESSTPQADILSEILAGTPEDKLDADYIKRYLGDLTPLQESCLIRLRKWLQETHKGKIPKDEHILRFLRARDFNIDKAREILCQSLTWRKQHQVDYLLETWTSPQVLQDYYTGGWHHHDKDGRPLYILRLGHMDTKGLVRALGEESLLRHVLSINEEGLRRCEENTKVFGRPISCWTCLVDLEGLNMRHLWRPGVKALLRIIEVVEANYPETLGRLLILRAPRVFPVLWTLVSPFIDENTRKKFLIYAGNDYQGPGGLVDYIDKEIIPDFLGGECMCEVPEGGLVPKSMYRTAEELENEDVRLWTETIYQSASIFKGAPHELLIEIIDASSVITWDFDVCKGDVVFNIFHSKRAPQPPRKDPLGAHGITSPVGNNVQLIDKSWTLGQDYSMVESPLTCKEGESVQGSHITRWPGFYILQWKFHSMPACSATNLPRVDDVLATLQVSSHKCKVMYYTEVLGSEDFRGSMTSLESSHSGFSQLSAATTSSSQSQSSSMISR